TCGCAAGTGCACTTCCATTTTCGATCGTCATTCTTGTTCTTGTATGGTCGCTTTTTAAAGGCATGCGAGCCGATCTTGCCCAGCAAGTAGCACATGCGGGAATTCCAAATGCGCCAACGGCACAACCAGCAGCAGGTCTGACCTGGCAGCGCAGATTGGGGTTAATGCTGCATGCGCCTTCCGAACGTGAAGTGCTAACGTTTATCGAAGGTCCGGCGATGAAGGCACTTTCCGAAGTCGCGTCAGAACTCAACAATCGTGGACGCGACACGGTCGTGGTGTCGGAAGACAACGGTTCGATAGCGCTGCGCTCCACCGCCGAGGGGGTTCGTGACTTCATTTACGGAATAATGCCGGCCTCACACCAAATTCCAGCCTTCTCGACTATGGCCGTTGGGAAACCGGAATTTCGTTTTGAAGCAAGAACGTATTTTTCAAGCGGGGGGCGTGGCTATGACGTCATGGGCATGACGAAGGACCAATTGATCTCGGACGTACTGGTACAGTTTGAACGTTACCTGGCATTAGTTCACACACTAGAAACGCAATTAGTCCACAGCGCCCCAGAACATTCAGCCGATATGTGATCATCGGCACATTAAATTTAAAATGCTAACAACTGAGACAGGAATAATGGAACAAAAAGCGACCGAAATCTTTGAAAACACCAATCAATTTTTGTTCCAGATATCAGATCTGCTTTTGCGCTATTCTCTATCGACACTCGGTGCAATTTTTATCCTTTGCGCAGGGTGGATTTTAGCTGGAACACTTCAACGCTGGGCAGTCACGTCACTATCAAACATCCGTGGGCTTGATAAAACAATCTCCAAATTTTTTGGTGGCGTGATCCGGTACGCAATACTTGCTATTGTTCTTGTGATGGTTTTGGGCCAGTTTGGCGTCCAGACCGCCTCGATACTTGCGGCACTGGGAGCTATTGGTCTCGCGATCGGCCTCGCTTTGCAAGGAACGCTTCAGAATATTGCAGCTGGCATTATGCTTCTGGTTCTTCGGCCGTTTCGAGTGGGTGAGTTTATAAGTGCAGGCAGCGTGATGGGTACTGTCGAAGAGATAGGCCTGTTTACGACCGAGCTTATATCTTACGATGGCATATACATTATGGCTCCAAATTCTACTCTTTGGAACACCTCTGTTACCAATTACAGTCGCCTTAAAGCGCGGATGCACGACTTCAAGGTTCGCATAGGATACGATGACAGCATCGATGACGCTTTCAAAATAATTGAGAACATTGTTTCGTCACAAGTGGGCGTTCTGGCGGATCCTAAACCGGCATTTTTCGTCGATGAGCTCGGCGATAGTGCAATTATATTGTGCTATCGCTATTGGGTTGACAGCAACAATTATTGGGATGTGGTTCGCAACACCACCAAATCCGTGAAAACCTCCTTTGACGAAGCCGGTATAAAAATACCATATCAGCAGGTTACCTATCATATGAAAGCTCAAAATTAGATCTTCATGCATAATTCTATTAATGGCCATGCGCCGATTGGATTGTGCTCTAGTCTCCCTGACCTGAGCCCCTTTGTGCCTCCCGCTTGATAAAAGCAGCCATGCCTTCAGTTTGAATTTCATTGACTATTTCCCGAAGCATGGTGCCGAAAATTCCTTCCGTTAGCTGCTCAGGGAGAACATCAGGGCAAACAGTTGCAACGGCTCGAATTACTTCGTCGGAAGTAGCCGTATTCCTTAAAGCTCGCTGAAGCTCAGTTGCGCGCGGGTCATTCAACGTTTGTGAATTACCATCACTGTCTTTCTGAACAAGATAGGCAAGCCAGGCGGCCAGCGAAAATGCAAAAGGACGTATTGATCCGCCCGCTGCAATTGTTTCTAAAGCCGGAGCTGTTATGCGTTGAGGTAGCTTTTGCGTACCGTCCATGGCAATTTGCGTTGTTGAGTGCGCGATAGCCGGGTTGGAAAACCGCTCAGCCAGCGCAGAGGAATAGCTGTCGAGGTCAATTGACAGGCCCTTGACGGTTGCAGCAGCGGCTGCAAGATGACGCTTCACGATGAGGGCATGATCAGGGTCGGACATGACGTCCCGTACCAATGCTTTACCCGACAAGAGCCCACTATACGCAAGCATTGAATGCGCACCATTCAGCATCCGAAGCTTCATATTTTCATACGCAGTAACATCTTCGACAAATAGGACACCGGCACATTCCCATTCTGGTCTTCCGGCACAAAACTGATCTTCAATCACCCATTGGGAGAATGGTTCTGTTTCGACTGCAGCGTAGTCTTCGCGTCCCGTAAGCTCGGCTGCAAGTTTCACCGTTGCTGAACTTGAGGCCGGCGTAATCCGATCCACCATTGAAGATGGAAAGCTCGCATTGTTTGCTATCCAGCTGAACAGTTCTTCTCCATGGACTTCTTTCGCGAATGCAAGGACTGCATTTCGAAATTTCTGACCATTGTGAGATAGATTGTCACAACTTAGCACTGTAAAGGGTGGTAAGCCTTTTTCCATTCGTCGGTTGAGTGCCAAGACAATCAATCCGATCACGCCCATAGGCGTCTGAGGATTTACGAGATCGAAAACGATTGCAGGGTGATTGTGATCCAGTTGACCATTGCTCGATATGCCGTAGCCTTTTTCTGTGACCGTCAGACTGACGATGCGGCAGACGGCTGATGCCATGGCTTCCATTGCATCGGAACTTACATCAGGCCCGGCCAATACCCGTTCAAGCGCGCCAATCACCCGCGCCTCTGTGGACGCGCTGCGCGTGATCAGCGTGTAATGCCCTTGTTGCGGGTTCAAGCTCTCGGCGGCGGCAGTTCCTCGCAGTGAAACGCCAATAACGCGCCAGTCGCCACCTTTTTGTGCCAACACCCTATCGGTATAATCGAGGAGATGGGCGCGCGCAAAATTGCCAAGTCCCAAATGAACAATCCCAGCGCCGTGGTTCTCCGGCCTATATGCCGGCCAGCGGGCTGAAGCGCCTTCATTTGCCTGTGCCGAAAGTCTCGTCATTCAACAACCTTGACATTTGTATGCGACAGTGCGGTCATAATACCGCGTAATTCCGCCAGCCCTTTCAACCGACCAATAGATGGGTAACCCGGCTGTGCTCTTCTGTTGAGATCATCCAGAATATCCTGACCATGATCTGGCCGCATGGGGATTTGCCAGTCTTTACGGTTTTGAGCCTTCCGGCGGTTTTCTTCGGCAAGAATGGCCGCAACCATTGCGACCATATCGGTATGACCGTCCAGGTGAGCCGCCTCATGGAACGACCCGCCGAGATGAGATTCCTCAAGTGTGACGTTGCGCAGATGAAGAAAATGGACCCGATCACCCAGACGTTTCATCATACCAGGCAGATCATTGTCCGCGCGTGTGCCCAGTGATCCGGTGCAAACGGTAATGCC
This DNA window, taken from Brucella pseudogrignonensis, encodes the following:
- a CDS encoding mechanosensitive ion channel domain-containing protein, with product MEQKATEIFENTNQFLFQISDLLLRYSLSTLGAIFILCAGWILAGTLQRWAVTSLSNIRGLDKTISKFFGGVIRYAILAIVLVMVLGQFGVQTASILAALGAIGLAIGLALQGTLQNIAAGIMLLVLRPFRVGEFISAGSVMGTVEEIGLFTTELISYDGIYIMAPNSTLWNTSVTNYSRLKARMHDFKVRIGYDDSIDDAFKIIENIVSSQVGVLADPKPAFFVDELGDSAIILCYRYWVDSNNYWDVVRNTTKSVKTSFDEAGIKIPYQQVTYHMKAQN
- a CDS encoding mannitol dehydrogenase family protein, whose product is MTRLSAQANEGASARWPAYRPENHGAGIVHLGLGNFARAHLLDYTDRVLAQKGGDWRVIGVSLRGTAAAESLNPQQGHYTLITRSASTEARVIGALERVLAGPDVSSDAMEAMASAVCRIVSLTVTEKGYGISSNGQLDHNHPAIVFDLVNPQTPMGVIGLIVLALNRRMEKGLPPFTVLSCDNLSHNGQKFRNAVLAFAKEVHGEELFSWIANNASFPSSMVDRITPASSSATVKLAAELTGREDYAAVETEPFSQWVIEDQFCAGRPEWECAGVLFVEDVTAYENMKLRMLNGAHSMLAYSGLLSGKALVRDVMSDPDHALIVKRHLAAAAATVKGLSIDLDSYSSALAERFSNPAIAHSTTQIAMDGTQKLPQRITAPALETIAAGGSIRPFAFSLAAWLAYLVQKDSDGNSQTLNDPRATELQRALRNTATSDEVIRAVATVCPDVLPEQLTEGIFGTMLREIVNEIQTEGMAAFIKREAQRGSGQGD